The Lycium ferocissimum isolate CSIRO_LF1 chromosome 1, AGI_CSIRO_Lferr_CH_V1, whole genome shotgun sequence genome includes a region encoding these proteins:
- the LOC132065531 gene encoding zinc finger BED domain-containing protein RICESLEEPER 2-like, giving the protein MDGNHLHMRCMAHTLNLVVQDGLKEVGDFVKRVRQVVRCIRQSPTRLNKFKECCELEKTICTKSLCLDVPTMWNSTYLMLKVAQEFEDACVSYGALDRGLLHYLLAHVCEDGKSAGSLLSTNWENIRHMVTFLETFYELTLKVSGSLYVTSNVHFIEICELHYVLKGLIESEDSDLSSMATNMKKKFNKYWGEPEKMNKIIFIACILDPRYKDEYVTYALVSMYGEEKGEKIIGDVKKYMISLFNEYAKQHSIKSQSSSSSSGNTLDLPSVSSHQSQSKKSVATFTQQFKKHKAESGSSDAKTELDKYLGEASENGSDGTDILPWWKMNSPRFPILAEMARDVLAIPVSSVASESAFSTGGRILDSFRSSLTPKLVQALVCSQDGFERTHVRLESRKI; this is encoded by the coding sequence ATGGACGGTAATCACCTTCATATGAGATGTATGGCTCACACTCTCAATCTTGTTGTTCAAGATGGTTTGAAAGAAGTGGGCGATTTTGTGAAACGTGTTAGACAAGTAGTAAGATGCATTAGACAATCCCCGACAAGGTTGAATAAGTTTAAAGAATGTTGTGAACTTGAAAAGACAATATGTACGAAATCATTATGCCTAGATGTTCCAACTATGTGGAACTCCACCTATTTGATGTTAAAAGTGGCACAAGAATTCGAGGATGCATGTGTAAGTTATGGTGCTCTTGATCGTGGATTGTTGCATTATCTTCTTGCTCATGTTTGTGAAGATGGAAAATCTGCAGGTTCACTTTTAAGCACTAATTGGGAAAATATAAGGCATATGGTAACATTTCTTGAAACTTTCTACGAACTCACCTTGAAGGTCTCAGGTTCGCTTTATGTTACATCAAATGTTCACTTTATTGAAATATGTGAGCTTCATTATGTTCTGAAAGGTTTAATAGAAAGTGAAGATTCTGATTTGAGTTCAATGGCAACcaacatgaaaaagaaatttaacAAATATTGGGGTGAACCggaaaagatgaataaaataatttttattgcTTGTATCTTGGATCCGCGCTACAAGGATGAGTATGTTACTTATGCACTAGTGAGCATGTATggagaagaaaaaggagaaaaaataataggtGATGTGAAAAAGTACATGATTTCTTTGTTTAATGAGTATGCAAAACAACATTCAATAAAGTCTCAAagttcatcatcttcatctgGTAACACATTGGACTTACCAAGTGTAAGTAGTCATCAAAGTCAATCTAAAAAATCAGTTGCAACATTTACGCAACAATTCAAGAAACATAAAGCTGAGAGTGGTAGTTCGGATGCTAAAACAGAGTTAGACAAGTATCTTGGTGAAGCAAGTGAGAATGGAAGTGATGGTACTGATATCTTGCCTTGGTGGAAAATGAACTCACCTAGATTTCCTATTCTTGCTGAAATGGCTCGTGATGTGTTAGCAATTCCCGTTTCTAGTGTGGCTTCAGAGAGTGCATTTAGTACGGGAGGGCGTATTCTTGATTCTTTTAGGAGTTCATTGACTCCCAAATTGGTGCAAGCTCTTGTGTGCTCTCAAGACGGATTCGAGAGGACTCACGTCCGGTTGGAGTCGAGGAAGATTTAG
- the LOC132030223 gene encoding protein TIFY 5A-like, translated as MRRNFNLELSLMPPCISFFPTNCSTPYFSMEDQELEKQPQHQLTIFYNGKLVVSDATELQAKAIVCLASRQVEEKTKRNSSPISEPTSPLLQPQTGLSTKRSLQRFLQKRRNRIQATSPYMIYH; from the exons ATGAGAAGAAATTTTAACTTGGAACTCAGCCTTATGCCTCcttgtatttctttttttcctacGAATTGCAGTACCCCCTACTTCTCAAT GGAGGATCAAGAATTAGAGAAGCAACCGCAACATCAGCTAACCATATTTTACAATGGCAAACTTGTGGTTTCTGATGCTACCGAACTTCAG GCGAAAGCAATAGTATGTCTTGCAAGTAGACAAGTGgaagagaaaacaaaaagaaattcatCACCAATTTCAGAGCCAACATCACCATTATTACAACCCCAGACTGGTCTTTCTACAAAGAGATCTCTGCAAAGATTTCTACAGAAGAGAAGGAACAGAATTCAAGCAacttctccatacatgatatatcactag